DNA from Rosa rugosa chromosome 6, drRosRugo1.1, whole genome shotgun sequence:
AGCCTCTTTTGGCTGAGATTCTGCTTCAAACTCGTTTCTGTCATTgcctggaaaaaaaaaaaaaaatcaagaaaagccTTTTAATGACTTATACAAATCAATAAAATCTCAATCAATATCAAAATTAAAACCAATTTCCTACTTCTTGATAACTCAATAATCCTAAACCAAGGATCCAATTCTTCTAACTTAATTCACCAAAGGACACAGAGTATTCCCCAGAAACAAAGTTCTCTACTTTCAAATACCCTACAATCTCAATTGCATGTATCTGTTGAGAAAATCCTTAGGTAAAATTGAGGATGTACAACAGAATGTTATATAAAAACTAATAATTGATCACTTTCAACTGCCACAGAAGATACGCAAAGTTATCACATTTAGTAAGAAGCAAACCTCATTCACATGCAGATCCACCGATGTATTTAACTCTGCTTGTCTAAGGAGAGCAGAATGCCCTTTCCAAGGAGACAATCCAACAGTAGATCCATCAACTTTCAGCTGTTGTTTTTAGCATTCTGTATCTATGTAATTGGCTTGAAAATCTGATTCTCTATAATCTAAATAACTATGAATTGAAGCTCCAAATGAATTCAAGATCAGAGCTGCAGAATCACAAACCAAGAAATGAAAACAATAACAAAAGTGGCTAACAGAAAGCACAGTCAAATTAAGTACAATATGACAGCAATCTTGTACACAGAGGAAAAAGAGATCAACTTTGTCATCAAAGCTAAAGAACTATTGCCACCTaaatacaaaaatataaatGAATAAACACATCAACAAACAGAAGAATAGTAGCTTACGTCAAGCCAAGTATGTTATATGAACGTCACAATGTGATAAAATAAATCCCCTTGAACATCAAGTAGCTCCACTCTGTGTTCAGCCCAAGACAGTGCGGCTGGAGAGTGAGACAATTATACAATAAGTGAATAGTTAATTTGTTCAATGAATTAATACGCTTTTGCTTTCAAAATAAAAAGAACAGGGAGTACTTGTTTACCTGGCTGCGATCTGAAGACTCTGTTGAATGACTAAGAACAGAGCAAGTGACCTCCGGATGTGCAGACCACAGCCGAGAACACCTGGaacgaaaaaaagaagaaaaaagaagtgtTCATGAAGACACCAAATCAAGAATTGCTCGCAGAAATAACAACAAAGCAAAAAATGATATATACTAACACATGCATGAAACGATTTTCTGAATCTAACTAGTTCCCATATctaattccacaaaacacagCTCAAATGCAAACCCACACAAAACCCagataaaaaaaagaaggcTAAATCACccacaaaaccaaattcaaatgCCAAACCAAACACAGCTAGATAAACCTATGTACCCACCTTCATATGCACCACCCAAAATTGCATGCACCgaaattcaaaacaaatcaaccaaataaaaaACTTACCTGAAGGTCAAAATCTCAAAGATATCTGATTGCTCAATCGGATCCTCTGATTTGATCAAAAAGTTGCCCGCTCAATCGCAACTGAAAGATGAAAGCGGTGCGTCTGGCTCAATCTCGATCAAGAGATTtgatcgatatttgagagagagagagaggagcgcGAGAGAAACGAAAGAAGGGCAAAACCGTCATTTTACAGTGCCGGCTCAGCTTTAACTCGACACTGTTAATAAGTCAATGAACAGTTAACCCACAAATAATATATAGTAAATAAatattctataaaaaaaaataataaattaaaatttCAACATTAAAATGGATTTCGTCATTCTTACATATAGCTTTTTGAGTCTATAATAAACTTTtccgctatttttttttttctgtaaagaTAGTAGAGGAAAACAATAAATCAAGTAAGAATGACAATAATGAGTCAATCCATGTGTTCTTCCTAATGAGTAATGGAATAGATGTGAATCGGTTAATATTTTTCAAATTGATCTGTTGAGAGAGCAACCCAACGGTCCCagttgataattttttttttttcctctgccCAGTCTTATTTTCATATTTAAGTACATAAAACTCAGGTTCTTAACCTTTTTGGATAATTTGGGTCCATTTGTATTAGACTTTCatatgacattttttttttttaaaaaaaactcaatGAAGTATATCAAACGTTATTGTTGATGCGCAAATATTGAAAAACAGAGCACGTAGTAAAGGCCATGAGTTCATGTAAATCAAATAGGACCATTAGCATGAACAAAAGCCTTTACTTCTCTATAGTGAACCCTAAAGTTCAAGAATACCGACGGCGGCAGAACTGGGACCGGCAGTCTCTCTCCATGTCAAATCAAGTAGGCCTCTGGCCTTTGTTAGATCGCTGTTTCAGAGGGAGAAGAAGTTGGCTTTCATGGCTGGGTCTGTACAACGATCGTTGTGTTTAATCAGATCTCGGGTTAGTGGGATTGCCAAATCGGGAAGTGGAATAGGTACATGTGTCTGGGTATCGACGCTGCCCAAAATCCTTTCCGGCGAGGCGCGGGAGGAGTCATTGAGGTCATGGCGGCGGGGATTCTCTTTTCCTACCGGTCCTCTGTGGGATTGAGGACTGTTGACCGCGTGTAACCGGTTGGCGATGTTGATGAAAGAGTGGAAAAGCCAACCGCCGGAGCTGTGGTCAAACGGGATGCCACTGGAGGACATGACGATGGTGGAGGCAAAGGAGCAGTGTGATTCTCCTCCTCTGTTGGCTtgagtttgggcttgggcttaaATTTGGGTTGATGGGGCAAAGGAGTCTTCCTGCTAGGTAAAACttgatttgggcttgggcctacgGGCTTAGGCTCATGTTAAGGCAATCTTGGCCATAATGTATTAGGGTATTAAGCATGCGTGAGGTTGGATTAACTTTTATGAGTCTTCTatgtcttctatgacgtttctagtgtCTTGCTTTTACCataattgcgtgattggcaagtgggggctagttgaatgatttattttccgtaggaggcgagatattttcattcttgtatagactcgcttaaatgtgagcgtccCAGAGATTTTAATGATCTGCTCTAGCTTAGATAGTTTAgttcggattttcttgccgagttTTACTTATGTAAGTTATGGTAGACTCTAGCCTTTTGACTattgatctaatgaattcaacttctatttcaatgAAGTACATCAATCTGGAAAAACTCCCAACAAGAATTACTCTCCTACTGCTTTTCCTCTGCTCAgtcttattttcatttttaagAACTAAAACTCAAGTTCATGTTTAAACTTTACATTATTCTTTTCCAttcatttctcttcttctctccctttctctgaacattttttttttgatacctCTCTAAACGTTTGTGCTCGTTCTCTAGCTCCCCCTTATCATTTTTTTTCTGGCTCAAACCTTTAAATAACGAAGCATAGGTATAATCTCTCCCAAAATTTGAGCTAAATTCTTCACATTGTTTTTCTGGAATGAAAAAAAGTCTCTAGGTTCACAACATTTAATTTATAGGATTGAGTGAAGCTATAAGATACTTGATAGATAACAAGTGGGGAAGGTTGAAAAGGAAGGTAGATAGAGAAAGTTGCGAACATTCCTCTTATTAGAAACTCAACTTTATTAAACTCAATGAACATCAATCTGGGAAAACTCCCAACAAGAATTACTCTCTTACTACTTCTTGAcaactttcatatatataattattgttGTAAGTTGATAACTTGTTtttagggttaattacatataagtgcatctttgaatgttttcttagccataaggccaccaactagttttttccctcataaggccaatAGATTAAAaagggtgttatattttggatattaaaaaccaacatatttacataaatgccactagagtacaaAGTCAAcaattactctctctctcccctctccggcgaggtctccggtcGACCTCCTGCCAACTTCCGACGGGTCTCcagcgaccacaaaagctactgtcactagcactaaaagctactgtggctagcaacaaaagctactctgatgagatttccggcaacctccggcgagatAACAAAAGatactatcaccaacaacaaaagctactactTACTAAAAAAACCTATGCTtctcaaaaccaaaagctactatccccaccaacaaaagttactctcaCAAACACCAAAAGCTATTGTGACCAGCAATAAacgctactctcaccaacaccagaaaactactctcaccaacagcAAAAGCTtctctcaccaacaccaaaagctactcaaACTAACAACAAAAGTTACTATCACCAACACCAGCGAGCTACTCTTACTAACACTAGAGAGCTACTCCAGtatcaaaagctactctcaccaacgtAAAAAGCTATTATCACCACTGCAAAAAACTATATTCACCACCAACAAAAACAACTCTTCCAAACgtcaaaaactactatcaccaccTCAAAAAGCTACAATCATCACCACCAAAAATTACTcttaccaacaacaaaagatacTCATCAACATACTCTTCTCACCAAAAACATAAAGCTACTTTCACAAAaatcaaaagctactctcactaactccgaaaactactctcaccaacattGAAAACCAACATTGAAAATCACTTCATTTGCTCTCTTTTTGAAATGATGCAAGACAAGTGCAAGTGCAAGACAACACTCTTGATTGGATATCAAAATTCAATGATGTCAAATGCAAAAATCGTCGGATTAGACAAGTAATTACTCGCACATTACACAGCCAATTCATATGAGGAATAACATTCATCattaacaaaaacagaaaagatatCAAAACAAACCAATTCTAAAGATATCAAGGACATCGCCGGAGTCTTATTAGAGGCAATTGAGATGATGAAACGAAGGCGGTGGTGGGAAGGGATTTGAATCCGATTCGATTTCATCCAAATGTAGTAatataaaaatgaagaaaactgTTCCGATTTCATTGAGGTTGAAGAATCAAGGACGTCAACGACGCCGTACAAAGAAGCAAAGCTTCTCATTGGGCTGTCATCCCGATCGGAGAGCTCTCTGACCATAAATGACTGATTCAAACTGAAGCTCAGATATGCAATCTCAGATCTCGGCGATGGGAACGAGGTTGAAACTGCCAGAAGAGGTTGGACTTGCCTTCGAAGGCAGAGACGATGTCGTCGCTGTCGATCTGTGGGAGAAGCAATGGAATCAGTCGACGACGACAGTGATATGTGGGAGACCGGAGTCGGTGGAGGGAGACAACAGCGAAGTCGAAAGGATCTGGGAGATCCAGTTGATTTTGTGACATCGGTGGGTGATTTGTGCACGGCGACCATGGGTGGTCCAACCGGTGGGCTCGGACAGATGTCCGGCTTCCTTTGAACTCATTGGTGCTGGCGGTGCATTGAAAGGATGGCCGGAGCTCGATTACAATTGAGGAACAACGACACCGCAGCCTTGAATTGCGTGTGGTGGCCGGAGCCTTAATCGGCGATGGGTGGCTGGGCTTTGGTCGGCTTTGTGTTGTGGTTCAATTGATGGTGACGGTgatgagatggtggccggaattgatGCTTTCCGGTGATTGCAGAgggaagagaggaagaagagagatcggggagagagagagagaggagagagtgaatttatgtttgttttggcGAGAGAGGAACACGAAGGGTAAAATCGTCAAGGTGAAAATAGTTTGAAGATAgaagtggccttatgtgtacaaaaaaACTTTTGTGGCCTTATGACTAATTTaagtttcaaaatgacacttgtgtgtaattttctattgtttttatTATCTttgagtgtttctattgggacctccaaatctgctcacttgacctcactctattatgaattattaaatggcatatataacctactataaaatgactattaaggacaataattttaccaaaaaatattatatttattttatgtagactttccaattcaataatattagattgtattctttattatttcccttatctattttcattttccaattcactacatactcattaaagcattcatatatatttaataagaattaaaaatatgattaagataatgtgacataaaaatgtatgatatattgatatatatgttgaacacatactggtgagggaaaacaaaataaatcctattATAATTTATGACCTgaatctaagtctatccattatatttgcaaaaaaaaaaaaaagagtagcagttataaaaaatatatatattttttaataattaatcatgaggtacaaaaagtagagaaaataaataaacattaagaaaaaatgatttcttcattgtctttaacagctaaaatagaaaaaatatatataaaaaaaccacagaatagttcatgttattttcttatttattagaaattaattttgaaaatcaataccttgtgtttgatttattttattttattggaaAAGCGATTTATGCATGTTGTTTGATTAAGGTATGTATATGTAGTTAatatttatagagtaattaaatcattgaaatgactacgttttttattttaaagataataatttgtttatgagtgaggttatttgaggaactttagtgaaaatttagtatttaaaaatttgataagaggtgtaaaaagcatagaggtgatcaagtgagtaaatttggaggttccaatagaaaaactcattaTCTTTTGGAGAATGAAAATCAcactttttgttgttgttgaaattcttatagaaaagacaaaaattaaGTTAGTAAAGACAAATTTTAAGTTACTTAAAATAGAATAAGTTACTTAAAAAAACGAAACatagagtgtgaatttcactctcctttcttttttattaaaatttggCCAAGTGAACTATATGGAGCCACAACTGCAATACATACATAAATTTTTCTccaaatagaataatataactTAGACATTAAGGTTTTCATGCATACTTATGAATTCTGAGTATTAATTAACTTAATTCTATCATTCAGCTATTTGGAGCTTTGTGGTACCGTCTTGCTGTTCAACGACTGGTAGATTGTTGGAAGTCACATTGTCACATTCTCCTAGGAGATCCTCAATCTAACAAAAGTCGACATTTTTTCTGTGGAAATATTACCatacacaacaacaacaatctctcTAAATGGGATGAATTATGTCCGGTAAAAGAAGCAAATCCAAATGTCTTTGATTTCGGTATATATCTCCATGCTCTTCAATCTAATGCGACAAGTTCAACTCATGTCGTGCAAAGAATGTCACAATCTTTTTGGTGGGCCTTACGGAATCTGAGGTTAGCATACACCATCAATTGAGTTCattaaagagaaaaaagaaaatacaaacaatACTTCAAAATACAAGTTTTCGACCGGCGATTATCTATAAAGAATTTCATTTGTGCATTGTGCTTTAATTAATTCATGAGTCACCATTTAGTGGTCATCATTATGATAGATGGGAAAACTGAAACTAAATGATTGTCTTTGATCTAACAGATACAATAGATTGTGTTTTCCATTTCTAGTCTACGAtgatgttttttcttttctataaacACTGCAATGTTTACACTGATTTTATTTTACAGTTCTCTTGGTTCGAACCTCCAGACTAGTCTGTATACAATGGAAATCTTCTTGTCTGTGATGATATCTATAAGTGGCATGGTGTTATTTTTAGTATATCTAAATGCAAGGGTGCAGGTCAGTACTCATCAGTCTCTAATCAGAAATTTTAACTATACTGTATGCGGCATTATGTTCCGGGATTTAATGATGTGGGTCCCTATCTTGAGCACCATGCTCAAAATTGTACTTACTAGTTTCATATTAATAAAGTGATTGCCGTAttccccttaaaaaaaaaaaaaaaacttatttctTATTGATTGAATCAACTTAATTAGATGCAGGAGCCGCAAGAATTATTAGATCAGCCTAAATCAAAAAAGATGCAGTTGCTGAAAAAAGTAAGTAAATCCTTCTCTTTATCATGAAGATGTAAGTAATCCTTATCTTCGATCATCATGTATACCTAAGTTCTCATCCATATATTCTAGTATAAACAAAGATATAAGTGTTAGTTTGATACTTATTGGCCTCCCTAATTGATGATCAAGCTTTAGTGGCGGATTATTGATCATGCATGGTTTAACAGCTCCGGCCATATTGAAATAAAtctctctttagttttatcgcATCTTACTAATTAGTGTACCTAACTAACCAATAACACTGATACTCTAGGTGCCTGTGCTTGAAAATATTCCTGAAAATATTTTGATAGCAATCTGTGAGCATCTTAAGCCAGTGACATACACTGAAGACAGCTATATTGTTCAAGAGGGGAGACCCCTTGTGAAGATGCTCTTCATCGTGGAAGGCCTTGCATG
Protein-coding regions in this window:
- the LOC133717437 gene encoding cyclic nucleotide-gated ion channel 1-like, which codes for MSQSFWWALRNLSSLGSNLQTSLYTMEIFLSVMISISGMVLFLVYLNARVQEPQELLDQPKSKKMQLLKKVPVLENIPENILIAICEHLKPVTYTEDSYIVQEGRPLVKMLFIVEGLAWTYTTGNIDVGTLKRGDFYGEEVLTWAFQSPSFSGLPISTRTVISEGKIEAFALRAGDLKSVVCSFGGI